A region from the Microcella frigidaquae genome encodes:
- a CDS encoding ABC transporter ATP-binding protein, whose protein sequence is MSTTAPPPPAAAPAPAPLRLSTARALARILPYAKPAMPWIYAGMVAALLAGVIALAIPLVLQSLVDGPLATGDPSQIWPAAIAVLVLGILEAVFIALRRFFVLTPGTHIEARMRNGLYAQLQDLPVAFHDRWQSGQLLSRAVSDLNLIRRWLSFGFVLLIVNGITIVIGFVVLFSWSLWLGLLFFVVSVPLWIYGYLFEQKYSVIARRAQDQQGDLATAVEESVHGIRVLKAFGRGTHSLLKFAEQAELLRATEIDKAKAIAGIWFWLVLIPDVAFALCLLGGVALAANGELSVGELFAFFATATVLRFPIESIGFLLAMTYDTRAATDRFFEVMDEVNTITDPAAPVSIEAPTGRLTFENVVFRYQDAPADQPGVLDGVTLELEPGETMALVGVTGSGKTTMTALATRLYDVTEGRVLLDGVDIRDLTREELRRHIAMAFEDATLFSASVRDNVLLGRPDLTESDDPADAAEAERVLAEALDIAQADFVHSLPDGVDTTVGEEGLSLSGGQRQRLALARAVAANPAVLVLDDPLSALDVDTEALVEAALRRVLATTTGLIVAHRPSTVQMADRVALLQEGRITDVGTHSELLKRNEHYRYVISSLEDEELAAAERVERDLKLAEQEGRRRDAIDREARVIDSASDGPRGEAAR, encoded by the coding sequence ATGTCGACGACCGCTCCACCCCCGCCCGCCGCGGCCCCCGCGCCCGCGCCGCTGCGCCTGAGCACCGCCCGGGCGCTGGCGCGCATCCTGCCCTACGCGAAGCCGGCCATGCCGTGGATCTACGCGGGCATGGTCGCGGCCCTGCTCGCCGGGGTCATCGCACTCGCCATTCCGCTCGTGCTGCAGAGCCTCGTCGACGGGCCGCTCGCCACCGGCGACCCGAGCCAGATCTGGCCGGCCGCGATCGCGGTGCTCGTGCTGGGCATCCTCGAAGCCGTCTTCATCGCGCTCCGCCGCTTCTTCGTGCTCACGCCGGGCACCCACATCGAGGCGCGCATGCGCAACGGGCTCTACGCGCAGCTGCAAGACCTGCCGGTCGCCTTCCACGACCGCTGGCAGTCGGGCCAGCTGCTGAGCCGCGCGGTGAGCGACCTCAACCTGATCCGCCGCTGGCTGTCGTTCGGCTTCGTGCTGCTGATCGTCAACGGCATCACGATCGTCATCGGCTTCGTCGTGCTGTTCAGCTGGAGCCTGTGGCTCGGCCTGCTGTTCTTCGTCGTGAGCGTGCCGCTGTGGATCTACGGCTACCTCTTCGAGCAGAAGTACTCGGTCATCGCGCGGCGCGCGCAAGACCAGCAGGGCGACCTCGCCACGGCGGTCGAGGAGAGCGTGCACGGCATCCGCGTGCTCAAGGCCTTCGGCCGCGGCACGCACTCGCTGCTGAAGTTCGCCGAGCAGGCCGAGCTGCTGCGCGCCACCGAGATCGACAAGGCGAAGGCCATCGCCGGCATCTGGTTCTGGCTCGTGCTGATCCCCGACGTCGCGTTCGCGCTGTGCCTGCTCGGCGGGGTCGCGCTCGCGGCGAACGGCGAGCTGAGCGTCGGCGAGCTGTTCGCGTTCTTCGCGACGGCGACCGTGCTGCGATTCCCGATCGAGTCGATCGGCTTCCTGCTCGCGATGACCTACGACACGCGCGCGGCGACCGACCGCTTCTTCGAGGTCATGGACGAGGTCAACACCATCACCGACCCCGCCGCGCCGGTCAGCATCGAGGCGCCCACCGGGCGGCTCACGTTCGAGAACGTGGTCTTCCGGTACCAGGATGCTCCCGCCGACCAGCCCGGAGTGCTCGACGGCGTCACCCTCGAGCTCGAGCCCGGCGAGACCATGGCCCTCGTCGGTGTCACGGGCAGCGGCAAGACCACGATGACCGCCCTTGCGACGCGGCTCTACGACGTGACCGAGGGGCGGGTGCTGCTCGACGGCGTCGACATCCGCGACCTCACGCGGGAGGAGCTGCGCCGCCACATCGCGATGGCCTTCGAAGACGCGACCTTGTTCTCCGCGAGCGTGCGCGACAACGTTCTGCTCGGGCGCCCCGACCTGACCGAGAGCGACGACCCTGCCGACGCGGCCGAGGCCGAGCGCGTGCTCGCCGAGGCGCTCGACATCGCGCAGGCCGACTTCGTGCACAGCCTGCCCGACGGCGTCGACACGACGGTGGGCGAAGAGGGGCTGAGCCTCTCGGGCGGCCAGCGCCAGCGGCTCGCGCTCGCCCGCGCCGTGGCGGCGAACCCCGCCGTGCTCGTGCTCGACGACCCGCTCAGTGCGCTCGATGTCGACACCGAGGCCCTCGTCGAGGCGGCGCTGCGGCGCGTGCTCGCGACGACCACCGGCCTCATCGTCGCGCACCGGCCCTCGACCGTGCAGATGGCCGACCGCGTCGCGCTGCTGCAGGAGGGCCGCATCACCGACGTCGGCACGCACAGCGAGCTGCTCAAGCGCAACGAGCACTACCGCTACGTCATCTCGTCGCTGGAGGATGAGGAGCTCGCGGCAGCCGAGCGCGTCGAGCGCGATCTCAAGCTCGCCGAGCAGGAGGGCCGACGGCGCGATGCGATCGACCGCGAGGCCCGTGTCATCGACTCCGCTTCTGATGGACCCCGAGGGGAGGCCGCCCGATGA